A portion of the Candidatus Cetobacterium colombiensis genome contains these proteins:
- the cas2 gene encoding CRISPR-associated endonuclease Cas2, with protein MIYLITYDIESPKKRKFVSEILLSHGFKRIQKSVFLSKENIKFIEEVIGDINNLLQVKEDSIMYMPLCREDFDKSYFIGNNSFSRESLQLDEFLIF; from the coding sequence ATGATATATCTAATAACATATGATATAGAGTCACCTAAAAAAAGAAAATTTGTGTCAGAAATACTTCTATCTCATGGATTTAAAAGAATTCAAAAGTCTGTTTTTTTATCGAAAGAAAATATAAAATTTATAGAGGAAGTAATAGGAGATATAAATAACCTACTTCAAGTAAAAGAGGATAGCATAATGTATATGCCCTTATGTAGGGAAGATTTTGATAAAAGCTATTTTATTGGAAATAACAGTTTTTCAAGAGAAAGTCTCCAGTTAGATGAGTTTCTTATATTTTGA
- the cas1 gene encoding CRISPR-associated endonuclease Cas1, which produces MEVYIQGGKTKLSANNEFFIIKDSYGKENKVSKENIDILILQNECSISSKAIVLALENDIPIILLDGIGRTIGKFWDCNFSKNSTLRRNQYRYLDSKFGLEVIKSWIIKKIKSQKEHLEKIEKYRKNLEFTKEKDTMNNSLEKIDGINEELSDVREKIMGYEGVASRAYYLGISKSLPERWNFCEREYQNSKNPYNLILNYLFGMLYVRCETELVKVGLDPYAGILHSDGDNKKSLLYDYIEQFRFLAWDIAYSMFSRKKVALCDFEEKDGKVEISKELRKELAHRFYQKLAQNLEVENQILNYKEVIKLEAKDLAQRLEKL; this is translated from the coding sequence ATGGAGGTATATATTCAAGGAGGAAAAACAAAACTATCAGCAAATAATGAGTTTTTTATAATAAAAGACTCCTACGGAAAGGAGAATAAAGTATCAAAGGAAAATATAGATATTTTAATTCTTCAAAATGAGTGTAGCATATCATCCAAAGCTATAGTTTTAGCATTAGAAAATGATATTCCTATTATTTTATTAGATGGAATAGGACGAACAATCGGTAAATTTTGGGATTGTAATTTTTCTAAAAATAGTACTTTAAGAAGAAATCAGTATAGGTATTTAGATAGTAAGTTTGGCTTAGAGGTTATTAAAAGTTGGATTATCAAAAAAATTAAATCTCAAAAAGAGCATTTAGAAAAGATTGAAAAATATAGGAAAAACTTAGAATTTACTAAGGAAAAAGATACTATGAATAATAGCTTAGAAAAAATAGATGGTATAAATGAGGAATTATCTGATGTAAGAGAAAAAATAATGGGATATGAAGGTGTAGCTAGTAGAGCTTACTATTTAGGAATTTCAAAATCTTTACCTGAACGTTGGAATTTTTGTGAAAGAGAGTATCAAAATTCAAAAAATCCATATAATTTAATTTTAAATTATCTTTTTGGCATGCTATATGTTAGGTGTGAAACAGAACTGGTAAAAGTTGGATTAGATCCTTATGCTGGAATACTTCATAGTGATGGAGACAATAAAAAATCATTACTATATGATTATATAGAACAATTTAGATTTTTAGCTTGGGATATTGCCTACTCAATGTTTTCTAGGAAAAAAGTGGCTCTTTGTGATTTTGAAGAAAAAGATGGAAAAGTAGAGATATCTAAAGAGCTGAGAAAAGAACTAGCTCATAGATTTTATCAAAAATTAGCCCAAAACTTAGAGGTTGAAAATCAGATTTTAAACTATAAAGAGGTAATAAAATTAGAAGCTAAAGATTTAGCCCAAAGATTGGAAAAGCTATGA
- a CDS encoding Hsp70 family protein, translated as MDFVRNYHLGIDLGTTNSLVSWSTENHKGEIVTEVLNIDMPDVTGIVKSQLLPSYVFFDEKNRPIIGRKAKSMISRQPDRVIKNAKSFMGSDKTFNMGEKDVSPVEVSAMILKYIGKAVEKQFGDYPKDVIITVPASFDTDKRSATLKAAELAGFNVKEKDGSYKNILLSEPRAALYDYVNLQNKNEIPATIDFKKPRNIAVFDLGGGTLDVSIHTLVYNNKGDIDIKDLGVSRYTEVGGVDFDKIIGNYLMNKFMEKNNIKKLDDYDRNYLKDSFQEFAEEIKLDLNEQIENEKLFGFGDDNLDEITSEIYKTSIFQGSNFSYSMTLKEYKKIVSEILAESLTMDNLESLDEIKDTENIIYPILDSLKKAEEKIGGKVEIDAVILNGGMTKFHLIQERVEKFFGVKVHSVLDQDKSVARGASVYNYRINNGEVFEKIQNDTIGLQRNGGVVHHLIKSGTVLPTKKTIADFVIPQNSVNFIDLPFYLGRREDIELPNRKIAERRVYFKEPLNRGDSVSMEIKVDEMGIMEIVGFAGRKKQEFTVKVSTDGNVEKEITIVNEPLKEKVVPEKFVPTGEFIEIDRTFKEFISLCSKYDKLRVDSQKSSIIQRVKKIEKDVLNGINGKHFLQELIKRYSLLSHFAKDRGSLLLGEFGKLYPEERKEIQEIFERNIDIMEIMLMPPDKLSKAVSGYLRFSIEGLRKIDAVLKDEEELIRYIGNPLLKGVEQSLIMTAGSICKELGSLDVIKKCVDTAPSDASYWALGKFGSRERQYVISIDLLENQARKVAERLTRIKGKEILRSAIYALTEICDRREARDRVSKETGDFVLNELEKVTDRTPVIVKICDVCKAVIKGEKLSEEQSKVLLDLRVLL; from the coding sequence ATGGATTTTGTGAGAAATTATCATCTTGGAATTGATTTAGGAACAACAAATAGTTTAGTAAGTTGGAGTACAGAGAACCACAAGGGAGAGATTGTAACTGAGGTATTAAATATAGATATGCCTGATGTTACAGGGATAGTTAAATCTCAACTATTACCATCATATGTATTCTTTGATGAAAAAAATAGACCAATAATAGGAAGAAAAGCTAAGTCTATGATAAGTAGACAACCAGATAGAGTTATAAAAAATGCTAAGAGTTTTATGGGAAGCGACAAGACTTTCAATATGGGAGAGAAAGATGTATCTCCAGTTGAGGTATCAGCAATGATTTTAAAGTATATTGGAAAAGCTGTTGAAAAACAGTTTGGAGATTATCCTAAAGATGTTATTATAACGGTTCCAGCTTCTTTTGATACAGATAAAAGAAGTGCGACATTAAAGGCTGCAGAATTAGCAGGATTCAATGTAAAAGAAAAAGATGGTAGCTATAAAAATATACTTTTAAGTGAACCAAGAGCAGCACTTTATGACTATGTTAATTTACAAAATAAAAATGAGATACCTGCTACAATAGATTTTAAAAAACCTAGAAATATAGCTGTATTTGATTTAGGTGGTGGAACTTTAGATGTTTCAATACACACCCTTGTTTATAACAATAAAGGGGATATCGATATTAAAGATCTTGGTGTTTCTCGTTATACTGAAGTTGGTGGAGTGGACTTTGATAAAATAATAGGTAACTATTTAATGAATAAATTTATGGAAAAAAATAACATTAAAAAGCTAGACGACTATGATAGAAACTATTTAAAAGATAGTTTTCAAGAGTTTGCTGAGGAGATAAAGTTAGATTTAAATGAACAGATTGAAAATGAGAAACTTTTTGGTTTTGGAGATGACAATTTAGATGAGATAACTAGTGAAATTTATAAAACATCAATATTTCAAGGATCAAATTTCTCATATTCTATGACTTTAAAAGAGTATAAAAAGATTGTAAGTGAGATTTTAGCGGAAAGTTTAACTATGGATAATCTAGAGTCTTTAGATGAGATAAAAGATACAGAGAATATAATCTATCCTATTTTAGATTCTCTTAAAAAAGCAGAGGAAAAGATTGGTGGAAAAGTAGAGATAGATGCAGTTATTCTAAATGGAGGTATGACAAAGTTTCATCTAATTCAAGAAAGAGTTGAGAAGTTTTTTGGAGTAAAGGTACATTCGGTTTTAGATCAAGATAAATCGGTGGCAAGAGGAGCTTCTGTATATAACTACAGAATAAATAATGGAGAAGTATTTGAAAAGATTCAAAATGATACTATTGGTCTTCAAAGAAATGGTGGCGTAGTTCATCACCTTATAAAATCTGGAACAGTTTTACCAACAAAGAAAACTATAGCAGACTTTGTAATACCACAAAATAGCGTTAACTTTATAGATCTACCATTTTATCTAGGAAGACGTGAGGATATAGAACTTCCAAATAGGAAAATAGCAGAGAGAAGAGTTTACTTTAAAGAGCCTTTAAATCGTGGAGATAGTGTATCTATGGAGATTAAGGTAGATGAGATGGGTATTATGGAGATTGTTGGATTTGCAGGAAGAAAGAAGCAGGAGTTCACTGTTAAGGTGTCTACAGATGGTAACGTAGAAAAAGAAATTACTATAGTAAATGAACCTTTAAAAGAGAAAGTTGTACCTGAAAAATTTGTACCAACTGGAGAGTTTATTGAGATAGATAGAACTTTTAAAGAGTTTATATCTCTTTGCTCAAAATATGACAAATTAAGAGTTGATTCTCAAAAAAGCAGTATTATTCAAAGAGTTAAAAAGATTGAAAAAGATGTGTTAAATGGAATAAACGGAAAACACTTTTTACAAGAGTTAATTAAAAGATACAGTTTGTTGAGTCATTTTGCTAAGGATAGAGGGTCTTTATTATTAGGAGAGTTTGGGAAGTTATATCCTGAAGAGAGAAAAGAGATTCAAGAGATATTTGAAAGAAATATAGATATAATGGAGATTATGTTAATGCCGCCAGATAAGTTATCAAAGGCTGTCTCAGGATATTTAAGATTTTCCATAGAGGGATTAAGAAAGATTGATGCTGTTTTAAAAGATGAGGAGGAGTTAATTAGATATATAGGAAATCCTCTATTAAAGGGAGTTGAGCAATCTTTAATTATGACAGCAGGAAGTATCTGTAAAGAGTTGGGTAGTTTAGATGTTATAAAAAAATGTGTGGATACTGCTCCAAGTGATGCGAGTTATTGGGCACTAGGAAAGTTTGGAAGTAGAGAGAGACAGTATGTAATCTCTATAGATCTACTTGAGAATCAAGCTAGAAAGGTGGCTGAAAGATTAACTAGAATAAAGGGAAAAGAGATTTTAAGAAGTGCAATCTATGCTCTTACTGAGATATGTGATAGAAGAGAGGCTAGAGATAGAGTTTCTAAGGAAACTGGAGATTTTGTTTTAAATGAATTGGAGAAGGTAACTGATAGAACTCCTGTTATAGTTAAGATTTGTGATGTTTGTAAGGCTGTTATAAAGGGAGAGAAGTTAAGTGAGGAGCAGAGCAAAGTGTTGTTGGATTTAAGAGTACTACTTTAA
- a CDS encoding MBL fold metallo-hydrolase has protein sequence MYFYGISGSNKIGGSSYFVKLGDRKFLLDMGLDPNLPGVYPKYENLYRKKLLTSMGDLDGVIISHAHLDHIGSLPYILKEGEKVPVITSKATKVLGKALLLSAPKESDDYIEIFKKDEIEKVFSLISPKENMVAQDYEINLYDSGHILGSKMVEIVTKDERVLYTGDFSLKNIITAKKMPLASIKSPDVLLCEGTNLTKNMNSYINERLGFIRYANKVVAKGVLLVPAFALGRTQEVVCLLKNAMKSQLLKRVPIYVDGLSVEISQLYNELGVGVLDEEVKIATNRFYETMDDSPKIIICSSGMLLKNSKSYLYAQKVLKNENNSVTFVGYQDKRTPGFKLLYENSFNFKATVNRFSFSAHGDEKEIFQLIDRLKPKKVVFLHRNLKEQEERELEKRLTKIYGKNMQFYFPKDGEELNL, from the coding sequence ATGTATTTTTATGGTATTAGTGGTAGTAATAAAATTGGTGGCAGTAGCTATTTTGTTAAATTAGGAGATAGAAAGTTTCTTTTAGATATGGGGTTAGATCCAAATCTTCCTGGAGTCTATCCTAAGTATGAAAATCTATATAGAAAAAAGTTATTAACAAGTATGGGTGACTTAGATGGTGTGATTATATCTCATGCCCATTTGGACCATATAGGGTCTTTACCATATATATTAAAAGAAGGGGAAAAAGTACCTGTTATAACTTCAAAAGCAACTAAGGTTTTAGGGAAAGCTTTATTACTTTCAGCACCAAAGGAAAGTGATGACTATATAGAGATTTTTAAAAAGGATGAGATAGAAAAAGTGTTCTCTTTAATTAGTCCCAAAGAAAATATGGTGGCCCAAGATTATGAGATAAATCTTTATGACTCAGGACATATACTAGGATCTAAAATGGTGGAGATTGTAACTAAGGATGAAAGAGTTCTTTATACGGGGGATTTCTCTTTAAAAAATATAATAACAGCTAAAAAAATGCCTTTAGCATCTATTAAATCTCCAGATGTTTTACTTTGTGAGGGTACAAACTTAACTAAAAATATGAATAGCTATATAAATGAAAGACTTGGCTTTATTAGGTATGCAAATAAAGTGGTAGCTAAGGGAGTGTTACTTGTACCGGCTTTTGCCCTTGGAAGAACTCAAGAGGTAGTTTGTCTATTAAAAAATGCTATGAAAAGTCAATTATTAAAAAGAGTTCCCATATATGTTGATGGTTTATCTGTTGAGATAAGTCAGCTATATAACGAGTTGGGAGTGGGAGTTTTAGATGAAGAGGTAAAAATTGCTACAAATAGATTTTATGAGACTATGGATGATTCTCCAAAAATTATTATTTGTAGCTCGGGAATGCTACTTAAAAACTCTAAATCCTATCTATATGCTCAAAAAGTTCTAAAAAATGAGAACAATAGCGTAACTTTTGTGGGGTATCAAGATAAACGAACTCCAGGATTTAAACTTTTGTATGAGAATAGTTTTAATTTTAAGGCTACTGTAAATAGATTTAGCTTTTCAGCTCATGGAGATGAGAAAGAGATTTTCCAACTTATAGATAGATTAAAACCTAAGAAAGTTGTATTTCTTCATAGAAATTTAAAAGAGCAAGAGGAAAGAGAGCTAGAAAAGAGATTAACTAAAATTTATGGGAAAAATATGCAGTTTTATTTTCCAAAAGATGGTGAAGAGTTAAATTTGTAA